The DNA segment TTTTTGCTTTACACAGAAGCAATAAATTCTTCAACCCGAGATTTTAGAGCTTCTTTGCTCATGTAACCGGTTTCTTTAGAATGTATTTCACCATTGTTATAAAAAACAAATGTTGGAACTGAGGTTACACCAAACATAATTGACAAGTCTCTGACTTCATCAACGTTGAGTGCTGCAAATTTGCAACGTCCTGCAAATTCACCTGCAAGCTCTGTAAAAATAGGTTTCATTTGTTGGCATGGACCACACCAAGTAGCATACACATCGATGACTACTGGTTTATCGTATTGTTTTATTTCTTTTTCGAAATTATCTTTTGTAATTGTAACGGGCATGTGAGCGCTCCTTTTGGATTATTTTGCTTTAGTTTTTTAACATATTGAGCATTGTTTGTAGCTGTTGGCGCAATGATTTCAGTAACGAAAGCATAGAGCTTTTAAACATTTCATAGCTGGAAGGATCTTCCTGCTTTAAATTTTTTACTTTTTCTTCCATTTGGTCAAGCGTTTTTTCTGTAGCGCTTGCAACGTCGGCTTTTTTTATATCTTGTGAGTCATCTTCGCCACGTCTTATATGCTTTGCATCTTTTGCTGATTTGTAGCCTTTGATGGTAAGATTTCTGACGTGAATTATATTGAGTTTACGCTCTTCAAGTATTTGATTTTGATCTTTACTGAGACCCTTGTCGATTTTCAAGCATGAAATTTCTCGTGAGGTTTCAACTAAATAATTTTGTTTATTGCCGTTGATAGATGTTACGATAATTTCAATATATTTTCTGTTGTTGATTTCTATTTCTGATGATGTTGGATGCTCAGGGTCAAGCAGTTCTATTGATGTAATTTCATGCAAATCTAAAAACGTTTTGTTTTGTTTTGGATCGATTTCTGATTTACTGCCAGCATCCTTCTCCGTTGGCTTTTTATAATCTTTAATGGTTTGGTATACGGGAATTTGTTCGTATTTTCCACCGATTAAAATATCTTCTGCATCAAATTTTGCGCTATGATCTTCAATGGTTCCGTAAAAGTTTGTGTCTGGGCGTTTGTCTTTGCCATTGGAGTCCATCGTAGACCCGTTCCAGCATAAAAACGTGGTAAAAGCTGCTAGGAGCAGCAAGGGTTTTTGTGATTGCAGGTGTTTCATTTTTTTCCTTTTTTTAAAGAGTCTGAAAATGGCAATATTTATTCTTGCTACTTGTTTTACTACAATGACTGCCAAGAGTCCATAGTTTGTCTTTATCTCTTAAAAAGAATATAGTAAAATGTTTAAAAAATAAGTATCTGATAGATTTTTATCTGTTTCATATCATGAAAGGAATCAAAAAATGAACTACAATAATCAAGGTCACTATGGCTCAATGGCACATGGCTTTATGAATAAAGTCTACGGTTGGATGTGCGCAGGTCTTGCGGTGACGGCCGCTGTCTCTTACTATCTCTCTCCAGAAGTAAATCCTCAATTAATGCGCGCTTTGATGTCAAACTGGTTGATCGTGCTGGGAGTTTTATTTGCTTCAATTGGTATCATTATGTACATGTCTTATAATTTTGCTCGCTTAAGCTACGCAACTATGGGTGCATTGTTCATAGTCTTTTGTGCACTTGAAGGAATAGCTCTTTCTCCAATTTTGTATCAATATACAGCAGCGTCAGTTTTTTATGTGTTTTTAATTGCAGCAATTATGTTTGCTGTTATGGCTGTTTATGGCTGGGTTACGAATGCTGATCTCTCATCAATGGGTAATTTACTCTTTATGGGACTTATTGGTTTAATCGTTGCAAATATTATTAACATGTTT comes from the Candidatus Babeliales bacterium genome and includes:
- the trxA gene encoding thioredoxin; amino-acid sequence: MPVTITKDNFEKEIKQYDKPVVIDVYATWCGPCQQMKPIFTELAGEFAGRCKFAALNVDEVRDLSIMFGVTSVPTFVFYNNGEIHSKETGYMSKEALKSRVEEFIASV
- a CDS encoding Bax inhibitor-1/YccA family protein, yielding MNYNNQGHYGSMAHGFMNKVYGWMCAGLAVTAAVSYYLSPEVNPQLMRALMSNWLIVLGVLFASIGIIMYMSYNFARLSYATMGALFIVFCALEGIALSPILYQYTAASVFYVFLIAAIMFAVMAVYGWVTNADLSSMGNLLFMGLIGLIVANIINMFVQSSAFNMVISSFGVGIFAMLIAYDVQNLKKLSQQVLASPEDAGKFALMGAIGLYLNLINIFIYLLQLFGEQRKK